A single window of Brevundimonas vitisensis DNA harbors:
- a CDS encoding FadR/GntR family transcriptional regulator gives MTATPSDLPVGASPAGTATGTISGKPASKVGRGRPRGDGFQVDTGRNLTYSLVQDLGRQIVTHAYGVQNPFPVESELCRRYGVSRPVLREAVKMLTAKGLLTARPRHGTHIQSEERWNMLDPDVLGWLLERKFDNGLLVQFTQMRLGIEPEAAAMAALHASPAQQQALRDAIARMEAAERGEDDPLLSDIAFHVAILDASNNRFFQQLTEFVETALRFSIRRTNARKGVRLASVAEHRAVADAVLSGDVDAARLNHRALIQGALDLLKG, from the coding sequence ATGACCGCGACGCCGTCAGACCTGCCTGTGGGAGCAAGCCCCGCCGGCACTGCGACCGGCACCATCAGCGGCAAGCCCGCCAGCAAGGTCGGTCGCGGACGGCCACGGGGCGACGGCTTTCAGGTCGATACCGGGCGCAACCTGACCTACAGCCTCGTTCAGGACCTGGGTCGGCAGATCGTGACCCATGCCTATGGTGTGCAGAACCCCTTCCCGGTCGAGAGCGAGCTGTGCCGTCGCTATGGCGTCAGCCGCCCGGTGCTTCGCGAGGCGGTCAAGATGCTGACGGCCAAGGGCCTGCTGACGGCCCGCCCGCGACACGGCACCCACATCCAGTCGGAAGAGCGCTGGAACATGTTGGATCCGGATGTGCTGGGCTGGCTGCTGGAGCGCAAGTTCGACAACGGTTTGCTGGTCCAGTTCACCCAGATGCGTCTTGGGATAGAGCCGGAAGCCGCCGCCATGGCCGCGCTTCACGCCAGTCCGGCCCAGCAGCAGGCCCTGCGCGACGCGATCGCCCGGATGGAGGCCGCAGAACGTGGCGAAGACGATCCCCTGCTGTCCGATATCGCCTTTCACGTCGCCATACTGGACGCCAGCAACAATCGCTTTTTCCAGCAGCTGACCGAGTTCGTGGAGACGGCGCTGCGCTTCTCCATCCGCCGGACCAATGCGCGAAAGGGCGTCAGGCTGGCCTCGGTTGCTGAACATCGGGCCGTTGCCGACGCGGTTCTGAGCGGTGATGTCGATGCCGCCCGTCTAAATCACCGCGCCCTCATCCAGGGGGCCCTGGATCTCCTGAAGGGCTGA
- a CDS encoding 2-dehydro-3-deoxygalactonokinase produces the protein MAMEAAFIGIDWGTTNLRAWLLTAEGQSLEARSSARGMSGLDPADFASTLEGILQGWPTDLPVLACGMVGARQGWIEAPYVSLPAAPPSLGDRLILAPASRRVLIVPGIAARDPQGRLADVARGEETQAIGAAAPGPGLLVCPGTHSKWIRTDGPRILDLQTFMTGELYGLLSSQSVLRHAIGSKAQPGDAFRQGVEDMLQGRPLAEALFSVRVQSLDGRLATIDAASRLSGLLIGAEVAAGMARFGFSPVRLVGNPELTSLYASALAQAGYQAVEVIDGDQAVCRGLAHIWNARP, from the coding sequence ATGGCGATGGAAGCGGCCTTCATCGGCATTGACTGGGGCACCACCAATCTGCGTGCCTGGCTGCTGACGGCGGAGGGTCAGTCCCTTGAAGCGCGCAGTTCTGCCCGTGGTATGAGCGGTCTGGACCCCGCTGACTTCGCATCCACCCTGGAGGGCATCCTGCAGGGTTGGCCGACCGATCTGCCGGTGCTGGCATGTGGCATGGTCGGTGCGCGCCAAGGCTGGATCGAGGCTCCTTACGTCTCATTGCCCGCCGCCCCTCCTTCTCTGGGGGATAGGCTGATCCTGGCACCGGCAAGCCGCAGGGTCCTGATTGTGCCGGGTATTGCTGCCCGTGACCCGCAGGGCCGTCTGGCAGATGTCGCACGCGGCGAAGAAACTCAGGCGATCGGGGCCGCAGCGCCCGGTCCCGGGCTGCTGGTCTGTCCGGGCACGCACTCCAAATGGATCCGCACCGATGGGCCGCGCATCCTCGACCTCCAGACCTTCATGACGGGCGAACTGTACGGCCTGCTGTCGTCCCAGTCGGTTCTGCGCCACGCGATCGGCTCGAAGGCCCAGCCGGGTGACGCATTTCGACAAGGCGTTGAGGACATGTTGCAGGGACGTCCCCTGGCAGAGGCGCTGTTTTCAGTGCGGGTACAGTCCCTGGACGGCCGCTTGGCCACGATCGATGCCGCCTCGCGCCTTTCGGGACTTTTGATCGGGGCCGAAGTGGCCGCCGGCATGGCGCGTTTCGGCTTTTCTCCGGTTCGACTGGTCGGTAATCCCGAACTGACCTCCCTCTATGCTTCGGCCCTGGCTCAGGCGGGGTATCAGGCGGTGGAGGTCATCGACGGCGATCAGGCCGTCTGCCGCGGCCTGGCCCACATCTGGAACGCACGTCCATGA
- a CDS encoding 2-dehydro-3-deoxy-6-phosphogalactonate aldolase: MIDPHLSALPLIAILRGLKPDEALAIGEALFHSGFRCLEVPLNSPEPLDSIALLAERFGDRMLVGAGTVLTTDAVDDVARAGGRLIVSPNTDPAVIAHAKTRGMVCLPGVFTPTEAFVALAAGADGLKLFPAEVAGPAGLKALKAVLPSDVPLYAVGGVDPGTLSQWRSGGADGFGIGSALYRPGRAAVDVARQAEAFVAAWHAAQ; this comes from the coding sequence ATGATCGACCCACACCTGAGCGCCCTGCCCCTCATCGCCATATTGCGCGGCCTGAAACCTGACGAAGCGCTGGCCATCGGTGAGGCCTTGTTCCACTCCGGCTTTCGTTGCCTGGAGGTTCCGCTGAACTCGCCTGAGCCTCTGGACAGCATTGCTCTGTTGGCCGAGCGCTTCGGCGACCGGATGCTGGTCGGGGCGGGCACTGTGCTGACGACCGACGCCGTCGACGACGTGGCCCGGGCCGGTGGCAGGCTGATCGTCTCGCCCAATACCGATCCCGCCGTCATCGCCCATGCCAAGACCCGTGGCATGGTCTGCCTGCCCGGCGTGTTCACGCCCACCGAAGCCTTCGTCGCCCTCGCCGCCGGTGCCGACGGACTGAAACTGTTTCCGGCCGAGGTGGCCGGGCCTGCGGGCCTTAAGGCCCTGAAGGCCGTGCTGCCCAGTGACGTCCCCCTGTATGCCGTCGGTGGGGTGGACCCGGGGACCCTGTCCCAATGGCGATCCGGCGGGGCGGACGGGTTCGGGATCGGATCGGCGCTCTACAGGCCAGGCCGCGCTGCCGTCGACGTTGCGCGTCAGGCCGAAGCCTTCGTCGCCGCGTGGCACGCTGCACAATGA
- the araG gene encoding L-arabinose ABC transporter ATP-binding protein AraG, whose product MSARISFSRVGKRFPGVKALDDVSFTVEAGEIRALMGENGAGKSTLLKILAGEHRPDAGDICIDGQPVALGSPRASAAAGVAVIHQELHLAPDMTVAENLTLGIMPSRAGLLDRKSMRARARSVLARLGEPIDPDARLGDLSIGKRQVVEIGKALLRDARIIAFDEPTSSLSSRETDALLAVIRDLKSEGRAILYVSHRMEEVFRLCDSLTVLRDGRLAGDHARLSDVTEDALIREMAGRRIEDVYGYTSRPLGEPVVQVEGLTGKGLSAPVSFTAYRGEILGFFGLIGAGRTDLLKLLFGAVPRTGGRIAIRGQTCNFDHPRRAIAGGLALLPEDRKDEGIVPLASVRENIALAWRNLSRRSPVLAAATEAEAARDHIASLRIKTASPEIAIATLSGGNQQKAILARWLSADADIFLMDEPTRGIDIGARSEIYALMHRLAQAGKTLIVVSSDLPEVMGVSDRIVVMREGAVAGLFDRAEATPEILLRHALPDAGRRAS is encoded by the coding sequence ATGAGCGCGCGGATTTCCTTCAGCCGGGTGGGCAAGCGGTTTCCAGGTGTGAAGGCCCTGGACGACGTGTCTTTCACAGTCGAGGCCGGAGAGATCCGGGCCCTGATGGGCGAGAATGGCGCGGGTAAGTCGACCCTGCTCAAGATCCTGGCCGGCGAACATCGACCGGACGCGGGCGATATCTGCATCGACGGGCAGCCGGTGGCATTGGGCTCGCCGCGCGCCTCGGCAGCAGCGGGCGTGGCGGTCATTCATCAGGAACTTCACCTCGCTCCTGACATGACGGTCGCCGAGAACCTGACCCTTGGCATCATGCCGTCGCGGGCGGGCCTCCTGGATCGCAAGTCCATGCGGGCCAGGGCACGCTCTGTGTTGGCCCGGCTGGGCGAGCCGATCGATCCCGATGCTCGCCTCGGCGACCTGTCGATCGGCAAGCGACAGGTGGTCGAGATCGGCAAGGCGCTGTTGCGCGACGCCCGGATCATCGCCTTTGACGAGCCGACCTCCAGCCTGTCCTCCCGTGAGACCGACGCCCTGCTGGCCGTTATCCGGGACCTGAAAAGCGAGGGCCGGGCAATCCTGTACGTCAGCCATCGCATGGAGGAGGTGTTCCGGCTGTGCGACAGCCTGACGGTGCTTCGTGATGGGCGCCTGGCCGGCGACCACGCCAGACTATCGGACGTGACCGAAGACGCCCTGATCCGCGAAATGGCCGGGCGGCGAATAGAGGACGTCTATGGTTACACGTCTCGGCCGCTGGGCGAGCCGGTGGTCCAGGTCGAGGGCCTGACTGGCAAGGGGCTATCGGCCCCCGTCAGCTTTACCGCGTACCGAGGCGAGATCCTGGGTTTCTTCGGCCTGATCGGAGCCGGACGGACGGATCTGCTGAAGCTGTTGTTTGGTGCCGTGCCGCGGACGGGCGGGCGGATCGCCATTCGCGGCCAGACCTGCAACTTCGATCATCCGCGCCGAGCCATCGCCGGAGGCTTGGCCCTGCTGCCAGAGGACCGCAAGGACGAGGGGATTGTGCCCCTGGCCTCGGTGCGGGAAAACATCGCCCTGGCATGGCGCAATCTGAGCCGCCGCAGCCCCGTGCTGGCCGCAGCGACCGAGGCCGAGGCGGCGCGCGATCACATCGCCTCACTGAGGATCAAGACCGCCTCACCCGAGATCGCTATCGCCACTCTGTCCGGGGGCAATCAGCAGAAAGCGATCCTGGCCCGGTGGCTGAGCGCCGATGCCGACATTTTCCTGATGGATGAGCCGACGCGCGGGATCGACATCGGTGCCCGAAGCGAAATCTATGCCTTGATGCATCGCCTGGCCCAGGCCGGAAAGACCCTGATCGTGGTGTCCAGCGACCTCCCCGAAGTGATGGGCGTGTCTGATCGGATTGTGGTG
- a CDS encoding substrate-binding domain-containing protein, whose protein sequence is MELTRKAMLSGLLAGAVAGCARSAPGLKIGFIVKNPEEPWFQDEWRFADMAARQNGFTVLKIGAMDGDRVLTAIDNLAAKNAAGFIICAPDTRLGPAIEQRARVNDLKVMSVDDRLVDARGRPIENIPHVGISAADIGALAGRMAVEEAVRRGWPLSETGILRVSFDGLETARERTSNGRDAAVAAGVPVGNVHDAPQRTTDTEGGFNAASPVLTRAAMLKRWIVLGMNDESVLGGVRAAEQLGLPAQDIIGIGIGGSGSAEAEFSKPALTGFYGSILLSPRRHGFDTSLAMYRWVTEGVRPAPVTFTEGLPMERSNWRTLLAAQKA, encoded by the coding sequence TTGGAACTGACCCGCAAGGCGATGTTGTCCGGGCTGCTGGCAGGTGCCGTCGCCGGCTGCGCGCGCTCCGCACCAGGGCTGAAGATCGGTTTCATCGTCAAAAACCCCGAAGAGCCCTGGTTTCAGGACGAGTGGCGGTTTGCCGACATGGCCGCGCGACAGAACGGCTTCACCGTCTTGAAGATCGGTGCCATGGACGGGGATCGTGTCCTGACCGCCATCGACAATCTGGCGGCCAAGAATGCCGCCGGCTTCATCATCTGTGCTCCGGATACCCGCTTGGGACCGGCGATTGAGCAGCGGGCGCGCGTCAACGATCTGAAGGTCATGTCGGTCGACGATCGGCTGGTTGATGCACGGGGCAGACCGATCGAGAACATTCCGCACGTCGGCATATCTGCCGCGGACATCGGTGCTCTGGCCGGTCGCATGGCGGTGGAGGAGGCGGTTCGCCGTGGCTGGCCCCTGTCGGAAACCGGCATACTCAGGGTGAGCTTCGACGGGCTGGAAACGGCGCGGGAGCGGACGTCAAACGGCCGAGATGCCGCCGTTGCGGCGGGCGTGCCTGTCGGCAATGTCCACGACGCGCCCCAGCGCACCACCGACACCGAGGGCGGGTTCAATGCTGCCAGTCCGGTGCTGACGCGCGCAGCAATGCTCAAGCGCTGGATCGTCCTGGGCATGAACGATGAATCGGTGCTGGGCGGGGTCCGGGCAGCCGAGCAGCTGGGCCTTCCGGCGCAGGATATCATCGGCATCGGCATCGGTGGGTCAGGGTCCGCAGAGGCGGAATTCTCAAAGCCCGCGCTGACCGGCTTCTACGGCTCTATCCTGCTGAGTCCTCGCCGGCACGGGTTCGACACCAGCCTGGCCATGTATCGCTGGGTGACCGAGGGGGTGCGGCCAGCGCCCGTCACCTTCACGGAAGGTCTACCTATGGAGCGGTCCAACTGGCGTACGCTGCTGGCAGCGCAAAAGGCATGA